The proteins below are encoded in one region of Bifidobacterium dentium JCM 1195 = DSM 20436:
- a CDS encoding relaxase/mobilization nuclease domain-containing protein, giving the protein MAVVKLGSKVKTNLPATIRYVINPAKNDDGRLVYASYSGEKRDADMLAEPMIHDLERCANGLRRDGVLALHLKHSFSPDERVTAGQVHELGVMLAEAITGGDYKYVVCTHVDRHHLHNHIVICAANRRTGRKMRLTRRSIDRWRAISDELCRREGLGILENPNVETAMKHAELVAAMRHTPGQDDSPLPGTGARTVASNGLGVGMNELYAAAKGGGVKERMRILIDLDAARAGNIAELSRLLDSHGISLAMRGGEATFMDQATGRRFRGSRLGPAYSLDQIGARLSNGGSMLHLTFNNKLVATENERTVSVWLPGSKRQRKVNLPVNMLHRDGGTWHLLVPETFTGMLTDRSNRYAARFTATTLADAFGRPERRIEPLTATPRTRIVRYASSEAQRRYYQSQARKLDELAMMVEGLNAACRIQRAGGCDLAKGLRDLNNRADWARGELRAAVIALNDAIDNNDTDLIVETREEIERREQALLECQRELDKIRIAARLAGITPPEQTNKEQHHEPDSKEHQYGNRSDGRHVLPNVRPDETTGTSEHDPDHGNRHDPAGSGEQGTRTADRGAAGREFDALIRESRASINESEALVSESDAQETTLRTQRDEQAARRNQTEGTRLRRKGRAL; this is encoded by the coding sequence ATGGCCGTGGTCAAGCTTGGGAGCAAGGTCAAGACGAATCTTCCGGCCACGATCCGCTACGTCATCAACCCCGCGAAGAACGATGACGGCAGGCTCGTGTACGCGAGCTACAGCGGCGAGAAGCGTGACGCGGACATGCTGGCGGAGCCGATGATCCACGACTTGGAGCGCTGCGCGAACGGGTTGCGGAGGGACGGCGTGCTCGCCCTGCACTTGAAGCATTCGTTCAGCCCGGACGAGCGGGTGACGGCGGGGCAGGTGCACGAGCTGGGCGTGATGCTGGCCGAGGCGATCACGGGCGGCGACTACAAGTACGTGGTCTGCACGCACGTGGACCGGCACCATTTGCACAACCACATCGTCATCTGCGCGGCGAACCGCAGGACGGGAAGGAAGATGCGCCTGACCCGCAGAAGCATCGACCGGTGGCGTGCGATCAGCGACGAACTGTGCCGCCGCGAGGGCCTGGGCATACTGGAGAACCCGAACGTGGAAACCGCCATGAAACATGCGGAACTGGTCGCGGCGATGCGGCATACGCCCGGCCAGGATGACAGTCCGCTGCCCGGAACCGGAGCGAGGACGGTTGCGTCCAACGGTCTTGGCGTGGGCATGAACGAGTTGTACGCGGCGGCGAAGGGCGGGGGAGTCAAGGAGCGGATGCGCATCCTGATCGACCTCGACGCCGCCAGGGCGGGCAACATCGCCGAACTGTCGCGCCTGCTCGACTCGCACGGCATAAGTTTGGCGATGCGCGGCGGCGAGGCGACGTTCATGGACCAGGCCACGGGGCGCAGGTTCCGCGGATCCCGTTTGGGTCCGGCGTACTCGCTCGACCAGATCGGGGCGAGGCTTTCGAATGGTGGGAGCATGCTGCACCTGACGTTCAACAACAAGCTCGTCGCCACCGAGAACGAGCGCACGGTAAGCGTGTGGCTGCCCGGTTCCAAACGCCAACGGAAGGTCAACCTGCCCGTGAATATGCTGCACCGGGACGGCGGCACGTGGCATCTGCTCGTGCCGGAAACGTTCACCGGCATGCTCACGGACAGGTCGAACAGGTATGCGGCACGCTTCACCGCGACCACGTTGGCGGATGCATTCGGCCGTCCGGAACGGCGCATCGAACCCCTGACGGCAACGCCCCGCACGCGGATTGTGCGCTACGCGTCCAGCGAGGCGCAGCGCCGCTACTACCAGTCGCAGGCCAGGAAACTCGACGAACTGGCGATGATGGTGGAGGGATTGAACGCGGCGTGCAGGATCCAACGCGCGGGCGGCTGCGACCTCGCCAAGGGATTGAGGGACCTGAACAACCGTGCGGACTGGGCGCGGGGCGAACTGCGCGCCGCCGTCATCGCGTTGAACGACGCGATCGACAACAACGACACTGACCTCATAGTCGAGACCCGCGAGGAGATCGAACGCCGCGAACAGGCATTGCTCGAATGCCAGCGCGAACTCGACAAGATTCGGATCGCGGCCCGTCTCGCCGGAATCACACCGCCCGAACAGACGAACAAGGAACAGCATCATGAACCAGACAGCAAGGAACACCAGTATGGAAACCGATCCGATGGGCGACATGTTCTCCCAAATGTTCGACCGGATGAAACCACAGGAACCAGCGAACACGACCCCGACCATGGGAACCGACATGATCCGGCTGGAAGCGGAGAACAGGGAACTCGAACGGCAGATCGCGGAGCTGCGGGACGGGAATTCGACGCTCTCATCCGAGAATCGAGAGCTTCGATCAACGAATCAGAGGCTCTTGTCAGCGAATCGGACGCTCAGGAAACAACTCTCCGAACTCAACGAGACGAGCAGGCTGCTCGAAGAAACCAAACGGAGGGAACACGATTGCGCAGAAAAGGAAGAGCATTGTAG
- a CDS encoding helix-turn-helix transcriptional regulator, protein MSFRENLQYLRGTRNMTQEQLAMLLGVSRQAISKWESEKAYPEMDKLLMICDLFGVTLDDLVMGDVRRPNSGIRESTADTSTNSGSVGVVAAIAQPVGFAAASSSLRNQAESSASTQDAPTALKADHPAAAPRSAAASRSAMPQDMVGYDRHMKIRAWLTALGVAAMILGVAAGMLFDSENSIIGHSPMNEFLTAAPIILGVIVGCALLIPAGALHGDFQRRHPYIQDFYTDDDRSRAVIENGIGKAVGVGLIMVGVCVMVYCNEVLGINNGWPVSIMLALVAIAVFCFIFTGMRLDRTKLGKYNRESEERNAEGDSAEDDFESLSQPMSVTDKYYNKLTGAVCGIIMLIATVMALLMLFVGVNANAALGGDPSFWGAVFWIPWPIGGILCGVAGAVIQLLKYRNGRR, encoded by the coding sequence ATGAGCTTCAGGGAAAATCTGCAATACCTGCGCGGCACCCGCAACATGACGCAGGAGCAGCTGGCGATGCTGCTCGGCGTCTCACGGCAGGCCATCTCGAAATGGGAGTCCGAAAAAGCATATCCGGAAATGGACAAATTGCTGATGATCTGCGACCTGTTCGGCGTAACGCTTGATGACCTGGTGATGGGTGACGTTCGCAGACCGAATTCGGGCATACGTGAATCGACCGCCGATACGTCTACGAATTCCGGATCGGTCGGGGTCGTGGCCGCAATTGCGCAACCGGTCGGTTTCGCGGCGGCTTCGTCGTCGCTGCGAAACCAGGCGGAATCGTCGGCTTCGACGCAAGACGCGCCGACTGCGCTGAAAGCGGATCACCCTGCAGCGGCGCCGCGTTCCGCCGCAGCATCGCGCTCCGCAATGCCGCAAGACATGGTCGGCTACGACAGACATATGAAGATCCGCGCATGGCTGACTGCGCTTGGCGTCGCCGCGATGATTCTTGGTGTTGCGGCCGGCATGCTATTCGACTCCGAAAACTCGATTATCGGACACAGTCCGATGAATGAATTCCTGACCGCCGCGCCGATTATTCTCGGTGTGATCGTAGGCTGTGCGTTGCTGATTCCTGCCGGTGCCCTGCATGGCGATTTCCAACGGCGTCATCCATACATTCAGGATTTCTATACGGATGATGACAGATCGCGCGCAGTCATCGAAAATGGCATCGGTAAGGCTGTGGGTGTGGGGTTGATCATGGTCGGCGTATGCGTGATGGTGTACTGCAACGAGGTACTCGGCATCAACAACGGGTGGCCCGTCAGCATAATGCTGGCACTGGTGGCCATAGCCGTATTCTGCTTCATCTTCACGGGGATGCGGCTCGATCGCACAAAGCTCGGCAAGTACAATCGCGAAAGCGAAGAGCGCAATGCGGAGGGTGATTCCGCGGAGGATGATTTCGAAAGCCTGTCACAGCCTATGAGTGTGACCGACAAATACTACAACAAACTTACCGGGGCGGTGTGCGGTATCATCATGCTGATTGCAACGGTGATGGCGCTGCTCATGCTGTTCGTGGGCGTCAATGCGAATGCCGCGCTTGGGGGCGATCCTAGTTTTTGGGGAGCTGTTTTCTGGATTCCTTGGCCGATTGGCGGCATCCTGTGTGGCGTTGCCGGCGCAGTCATCCAGTTGCTGAAGTATCGTAACGGCCGACGGTAG
- a CDS encoding nitroreductase family protein gives MDMLEAMRSRHTVRAYTNKPIPDDIVSLLTRRVAHDNQKYGTAITLRTEDTTAFGPIFKLIRAKGVRNFLIMSANLREGEDPRELDERLGYAGADLMLYAQTLGLNTWWAGGTYSRKIVDKMAEGNRTIAVIAIGYGAEQGEPHQSKSVSEVCKYDGKAPAWFTDGVKAALLAPTAFNKQDFFIEGHGRIVSVRLTNETSYSGADLGLVKYHFSLGAGADNFGWA, from the coding sequence ATGGATATGCTTGAAGCGATGCGTTCACGGCACACCGTACGTGCCTATACCAACAAGCCGATACCTGACGACATCGTATCGTTGCTTACTAGGCGCGTTGCGCATGACAATCAAAAATATGGCACAGCCATCACTCTACGAACCGAAGACACAACTGCGTTCGGTCCCATCTTCAAACTGATACGTGCCAAAGGTGTGCGTAATTTCCTCATCATGTCCGCGAATCTGCGTGAGGGGGAGGACCCTCGAGAACTGGACGAACGACTGGGATATGCGGGCGCCGATCTCATGTTGTACGCGCAAACCTTGGGCCTCAATACCTGGTGGGCGGGCGGTACCTACAGCCGTAAGATTGTGGACAAAATGGCGGAAGGTAACCGGACCATCGCCGTCATCGCCATCGGATACGGAGCGGAGCAAGGCGAGCCGCACCAATCCAAATCCGTTTCCGAAGTCTGCAAATACGACGGTAAGGCCCCTGCATGGTTCACGGACGGTGTGAAAGCGGCACTGCTTGCACCGACGGCATTCAACAAACAGGACTTTTTCATCGAAGGACACGGGCGGATCGTGTCCGTTCGTCTGACCAACGAGACGTCATACTCCGGAGCTGATCTGGGTCTGGTCAAATACCATTTCTCACTAGGGGCGGGAGCCGATAATTTCGGCTGGGCCTGA
- the yddG gene encoding aromatic amino acid DMT transporter YddG has product MVRVKADERKTPRNPLLGHAISHRGTIIGLCAIVLWGFMAGLVRLVADAFGATLGSALIYTVGGMMLMIVRRPAPIRKAPRKYLIIGGAMFIAYEASISLSIGLASTAAQSVEVSLVNYLWPTLLVLMTAAVSHKRGAVWKALPGAIVATIGVAMAVGGESLDVYEAMRNIASNPLPYALALAGAFIWAVYATVTPVMSDGYDGTTIFFCCVAAVLWVIHFASGQGWPTSTPSISGYVTLAACALSIADGYACWGYGMLYGNMETLAVGSYATPVFSTASSTVLLGVALGVPFWIGVVLVVAGSLINLWFARRAS; this is encoded by the coding sequence GTGGTGCGCGTGAAAGCAGATGAGAGAAAGACGCCACGCAATCCGTTGCTTGGACATGCGATTTCGCATCGTGGCACGATTATCGGCCTGTGTGCAATCGTGTTGTGGGGGTTCATGGCCGGGCTGGTGCGTCTCGTCGCCGACGCATTCGGTGCAACGCTCGGATCTGCGCTGATCTACACCGTCGGTGGCATGATGCTGATGATCGTACGTCGACCGGCGCCGATTCGTAAGGCGCCGCGTAAATATCTGATCATCGGCGGTGCCATGTTCATCGCGTACGAAGCGTCAATCTCATTGTCGATCGGACTCGCCTCAACGGCCGCGCAATCTGTGGAAGTGAGCTTGGTCAACTATCTATGGCCCACACTGCTGGTACTGATGACCGCTGCGGTCTCACATAAGCGCGGTGCGGTCTGGAAAGCGCTGCCAGGCGCGATCGTGGCGACAATCGGCGTGGCGATGGCCGTCGGAGGTGAGAGTCTCGACGTATATGAGGCCATGCGTAACATCGCATCGAATCCGCTGCCGTATGCATTGGCGCTCGCAGGCGCGTTCATATGGGCAGTGTATGCAACCGTGACACCTGTGATGTCCGACGGCTACGATGGTACGACGATTTTCTTCTGCTGCGTGGCCGCAGTACTGTGGGTGATTCACTTCGCGTCCGGCCAAGGCTGGCCAACATCCACGCCGTCGATAAGCGGATATGTGACACTGGCGGCCTGTGCACTGTCGATTGCCGACGGATACGCCTGTTGGGGCTATGGCATGTTGTACGGAAACATGGAGACGCTGGCGGTCGGCTCATATGCCACGCCCGTGTTCTCCACCGCATCCAGCACGGTGCTGCTCGGTGTGGCTTTGGGCGTGCCATTCTGGATTGGCGTGGT